The genomic region TTGCAGGTACTGCCAGACACGCTCGTTGCCACGGCATTCTTCCGGCACGATCAACAGCATCGAGCCGTCAGGACGCGACAGCAGCTGGCTATTGAACAAGTAGGAACGAACGGCGTCTTCCACGGTGACTGCGGAACGCGGCACGCAGATCGACTGAAATTTCCCACCGACTTTTGCCAGTTTGCCTTGCAGCTCAGCGAGCATCTGGTCGGTGTCGAGGAACGCGTCCTCGTGATAGAACAACACCTCGCCATTCCCCACGGCGATCACGTCGTTATGGAACACGCCCTGATCGATCACCGCAGGATTCTGCTGGGCGTAGACCACGCCGTCATCGCTCAAGCCGTGCAGACGAGCGACGGCCTGGGAGGCTTCGAGGGTCTGGCGCGCCGGGTATTTCTGCGGTGCCGGGTAACGGGTGTCGAACGCGCTGCGACCGAACACGAAAAACTCGACGCCGGCTTCGCCGTAGTCACGGCAGAAACGGGTGTGGTTGGCTGCGCCTTCATCACCGAACTGCGCCACGGCCGGCAACGCGGCGTGGTGAGCAAAGTGCTTCTGGTCAGCGAACATCGCGCCCAGCACGCGACTGGTGGTCGGGTGCTCAATGCTGCGGTGATATTTGCAGTTCAGGTTGGCGGCAGTGAAATGCACGCGGCCGTCGGCGGTGTCGGCACTCGGGCTGACCGTGGCGGCGTTGGCCACCCACATGCTCGATGCCGAGCAACTGGCAACCAGCAGCGGCATTGCATCCTTGGCGGCGCGCTCGATCACTTGCGCGTCGGTGCCGCTGAAACCCAAGCGGCGCAGCGCGCCGACGTCGGGACGTTCCTGCGGCGCCAGCACGCCTTGTTGAAAGCCCATCTCCATCAGCGCTTTCATTTTCGCCAGGCCTTGCAGCGCGGCTTCCTTCGGGTTCGAGGATTGCTGGCTGTTGCTCTGGGAGGCGACGTTGCCGTAGGACAGGCCACCGTAGTTATGGGTCGGCCCCACTAGACCGTCAAAATTGACTTCATAGGATTTCATCAGCGAGGCTCCACGAGAATCTGTTGTTATAGGCTTCAGTAACTAA from Pseudomonas sp. GGS8 harbors:
- the astB gene encoding N-succinylarginine dihydrolase, which produces MKSYEVNFDGLVGPTHNYGGLSYGNVASQSNSQQSSNPKEAALQGLAKMKALMEMGFQQGVLAPQERPDVGALRRLGFSGTDAQVIERAAKDAMPLLVASCSASSMWVANAATVSPSADTADGRVHFTAANLNCKYHRSIEHPTTSRVLGAMFADQKHFAHHAALPAVAQFGDEGAANHTRFCRDYGEAGVEFFVFGRSAFDTRYPAPQKYPARQTLEASQAVARLHGLSDDGVVYAQQNPAVIDQGVFHNDVIAVGNGEVLFYHEDAFLDTDQMLAELQGKLAKVGGKFQSICVPRSAVTVEDAVRSYLFNSQLLSRPDGSMLLIVPEECRGNERVWQYLQGLTSSGGLIREVKVFDLKQSMQNGGGPACLRLRVALNETELAAVNQGVIMTAPLYGTLTEWVEKHYRDRMTENDLADPQLLLECRTALDELTQILKLGAVYPFQIN